Below is a genomic region from Spirosoma radiotolerans.
TAAAAGTAACGGATTAATTTATTCTCTACATTTATATGGAACTTATAGTTTACATATAATATATTCTATATACATGAGATTTAGTAGACTGGTTGACAACACATCGCGTATTACGTACTTAATGGGTTGGGGTAATTATACCCGTGTTTTCCTGATTGACTCAACGCCCCAGGTGAATGCGACCACACTGAAAAAATGTGTTGGTACACTCCCCGGCTTTATTCGATTGAGTAAAAGCCTTGCGGTCAATCCCTATCACGTTGCTCAGGTTCGCCGAAAAGGGGACCGTTGTGCCGATGTACTGGTCGATGGCACCTGGTTGCCGGTAAGTCGACGCAGGGTTACGCCGGTGGTGAAGCATCTGCAGGAAATACAGGGTGCCCGCCTGAAGGGCCTGATCCATTTTCGTGTACTGACTCAAACAAACGGATCTCAAAGCCCAATGACATACATGGGCCCGGTTGCCTAACAAAACATTCTTGTTATTGATACGAAACATCTACTTGTATTGAGCGCTGCATC
It encodes:
- a CDS encoding LytTR family transcriptional regulator DNA-binding domain-containing protein; the protein is MRFSRLVDNTSRITYLMGWGNYTRVFLIDSTPQVNATTLKKCVGTLPGFIRLSKSLAVNPYHVAQVRRKGDRCADVLVDGTWLPVSRRRVTPVVKHLQEIQGARLKGLIHFRVLTQTNGSQSPMTYMGPVA